The proteins below come from a single bacterium genomic window:
- a CDS encoding aminopeptidase P family protein: MKSYFSMGEHTFRVAMSMHAAARARLVERLRKQGVAEESIVLLQGGASRMKYDTDREFLFEQESFFQYLFGVKEPGFFGAIQVGSGRSVLFMPRLPEEYAVWMGRIHRPEHFFAAYEVDEVRYADELADTLGAMNPDVLLLLHGRNTDSNLMAIPAQFPGIDHFKTELTILHPEIVECRVIKSREEIELLRWINGISSDAHVEVMQACKPGMYEYQLEAIFLREIYARGGCRFTAYTSICGCGPNSAILHYGHQGAPNNHLLVDGDMFLNDSGAQYHGYASDITCSYPVNGSFTPKQRDIYEAVLAANRAVQSAMKPGIAWPDMHRLAERVITEHLRDIGVIRGSIDELIAQHIPALFMPHGLGHFMGLDVHDPGGYPEGISRIDEPGIRSLRCGRKLEEGMVITVEPGIYFIDAVLEPALGNPAISHLLSHDVLKQFRSFGGVRIEDDVLVTSVGSENFTRVPREVPEIEAVMSEKLKVKS, encoded by the coding sequence ATGAAAAGTTATTTTTCGATGGGTGAACACACATTCAGAGTGGCGATGTCCATGCATGCAGCAGCCAGGGCAAGATTAGTGGAAAGGCTCCGGAAACAAGGTGTGGCAGAAGAGTCGATCGTTCTTCTACAAGGCGGGGCTTCGCGCATGAAGTACGATACGGACCGGGAATTTCTTTTCGAACAGGAAAGTTTTTTCCAGTATCTGTTTGGCGTAAAGGAGCCTGGATTCTTCGGAGCTATTCAAGTCGGTTCCGGCCGTAGCGTGCTCTTCATGCCACGTTTGCCGGAAGAATATGCGGTTTGGATGGGACGAATCCATCGACCAGAACATTTTTTTGCTGCGTACGAAGTCGATGAAGTCCGTTATGCCGATGAGCTCGCTGATACGTTGGGTGCAATGAATCCGGACGTTTTGCTTTTGCTTCATGGCCGAAACACCGACAGCAATCTTATGGCGATTCCGGCGCAATTTCCGGGAATCGATCATTTTAAGACGGAACTCACAATTCTGCATCCGGAGATCGTGGAGTGCCGCGTAATAAAATCGCGGGAGGAAATCGAACTGCTTCGCTGGATCAATGGCATTTCGAGTGATGCGCATGTGGAAGTTATGCAAGCGTGCAAACCGGGCATGTACGAATATCAACTGGAAGCCATTTTCTTGCGCGAAATTTACGCGCGTGGTGGTTGTCGTTTTACTGCTTATACATCCATTTGTGGATGCGGACCGAATTCAGCGATTCTGCATTACGGTCATCAAGGCGCGCCGAATAACCACTTGCTTGTGGACGGGGATATGTTTCTCAACGACTCCGGAGCTCAATATCATGGTTATGCTTCCGATATCACCTGTTCGTATCCTGTAAACGGAAGCTTCACTCCGAAGCAACGAGACATTTACGAAGCGGTGCTCGCCGCCAATCGCGCAGTGCAAAGCGCGATGAAACCCGGGATCGCGTGGCCCGATATGCACCGTTTGGCGGAACGCGTGATTACGGAACATTTGCGCGATATTGGAGTAATCAGAGGAAGCATTGATGAACTGATCGCTCAACACATCCCGGCGCTTTTCATGCCGCACGGGCTTGGTCATTTTATGGGCCTGGATGTTCATGATCCGGGCGGGTATCCGGAGGGGATTTCCCGCATTGATGAACCAGGTATTCGGAGCCTTCGCTGCGGACGAAAACTGGAAGAAGGTATGGTGATTACAGTGGAACCCGGCATCTATTTTATTGATGCCGTGTTGGAACCCGCACTCGGGAATCCAGCCATTTCGCATCTTTTATCACACGACGTTCTGAAACAATTTCGTTCTTTCGGCGGCGTGCGAATTGAAGATGATGTACTGGTCACATCCGTTGGCTCTGAAAATTTTACGCGTGTACCGCGCGAAGTTCCGGAAATCGAAGCAGTGATGTCAGAAAAATTAAAGGTTAAAAGTTAA